Sequence from the bacterium genome:
ACGTACACCGGACGATATGTTGTATGTGAAGGAACTTGAACAATGGCGTGGGCGCTTTGATATGCATGTGAGCGTGACGGTCGATCGTGCCGATGCATCGTGGCGCGGTAATGTTGGCGTGGTGACCAGTTTAATGCCGCGATTCCATTTTGACCGGGAAATGACGATTGCGCTCGTGTGCGGGCCGGAAATAATGATGCGTTATACGCTATTGGAATTGTCCAAACGCGGCATTATGGAAGAAAATTTATACTTGTCGATGGAACGAAATATGAAATGCGGCATCGGTGTGTGCGGGCATTGCCAGTTCCGCCACTTTTTTATTTGCAAAGACGGGCCGGTCTTTCGCTACGACCGGATCAAACACCTGATGCTGAGAAGGGAATTATAGTATGGCAACGCATCGTAAACCGAAACTGGCCGTATGGAAATTTGCTTCCTGCGATGGCTGTCAGTTGACATTGTTGGATTGTGAAGATGAATTGCTCGCCGTGGCCGGCGCAATTGATATTGCCAATTTTCCGGAAGCTTCGCGCGCCGTGATCAAAGGCCCTTACGACGTATCGCTGGTCGAAGGCTCGATCACGACCGCGCACGATGCGGAAAGAATTCACCAGATCCGCCGCGATTCGAAGATTCTTGTCACGATCGGCGCATGCGCGACAGGCGGCGGCATTCAGGCGCTGCGCAATTTTACCGATGTCAAATCGTACATTCCGGTCGTCTACGCCAAGCCCGATTACATCAAAACATTGAATAAATCCACGCCGATTGCGGATCACGTGGCCGTTGATTTTGAACTGCGCGGCTGTCCGATCAGTAAAAAACAATTGATTGAAGCGATCGTGGCACTGCTGGCCGGACGCAAACCGCAATTACCGCATTACAGCGTTTGTATGGAATGTAAACGCCGTGACACGACGTGCCTGGCCGTTGCGGAAGGTGTGCCGTGTTTGGGTCCGGTGACGCAAGCGGGCTGCGGCGCGATTTGTCCGTCCTATCATCGGGGATGTTTCGGATGTTTCGGCCCTAAAGAATTGTCTAACACCGAAAGCCTGAGCCATTGGTGGCAATCAAACGGAATGGACAACCGCGAGATCGTCCGCCGCTTCCGCAGTTTCAATGCCTACGCCGATGCGTTTCGAAAGGAGAGCGAAGCTCATGAGTGAAACGAAAACAGCCAGTATAGCTTCAAAAGATAAAATTATTAAAGTCGATTACCTTGCTCGCGTCGAAGGCGAAGGTTCGCTCTACGTCAAAGTGAAAGGCGGTAAGGTCAAAAACGTACAATTTAAAATATTCGAACCACCGCGTTTTTTTGAAGCCTTTCTGCGCGGACGTTTATATAAAGAAGCGCCGGATATTACGGCGCGCATTTGCGGAATTTGCCCGATCGCATACCAGATGAGTTCGTCTCAGGCGATGGAAAATGCTTTTGGCGTAAAAGTGAGTCCGGGTATCCGTGACTTGCGCCGGCTGATTTACTGCGGCGAATGGATCGAAAGCCATGTATTGCACGTGTATATGCTGCACGGACCGGATTTCTTGGGATATGAAAGCGCGATTCATATGGCGAAAGATCATGGCGATTTGGTTCAAAAAGCGTTACGCATGAAAAAACTTGGTAATGAAATTATGGAAGTGGTCGGCGGGCGTGCCATACACCCGATCAATGTCGGCGTGGGTGGTTTTTATCGGGCCCCGTCGAAATCGGAATTGCAGGCATTGGTCGACGAATTGCAGTGGTGCCGTGAAGCAGCGATTGAAACGGTCCGTCTCGTTGCGGGATTTAATTTCCCGGAATTCGATATGGATTATGAATACGTAGCGTTATCGCATCCCGACGAATATGCCATTACGGAAGGAAGACTGATCTCGAATCGCGGATTGAATATTGACGTGAGCGAGTATGAACAATTTTTTGAGGAATCTCACGAAACCCACAGCCATGCCTTGCATTCAGCGATCAAAGGCCGCGGCGCCTACTTTGTCGGACCATTGGCGCGTTTTAATTTAAATTTCAATCAACTTCATGACGAAGAAAAAAAACTAGCCGAAGAAGTAAAATGTGTACCACCGATCAATAATCCTTTCAAAGGCATCGTCGTTCGAAGTCTTGAAACGCTTTATGCTGTCAATGAATCGCTGCGGCTGATCGAGTCGTACGAACCGCCGGAACCGTCGATGATCGCAATCACGCCAAAAGCCGGGCGAGGACAAGGATGCACGGAAGCGCCGCGCGGAATATGTTGGCACCGATACACGCTCGATGACAAAGGATTGATTCAAGACGCCAAAATTGTTCCGCCGACGTCGCAGAATCAAAAACAAATTGAAAAAGATCTGCATCAGTATGTCAGCCAATATATACATCTGCCGAAAGATCAATTGACATGGCAGTGCGAACAAGCGGTGCGCAATTACGACCCATGCATTTCCTGTGCGACGCATTTTCTCAAACTGGAGATTGATCGTGAAGAATGATGAGAAAATTCCGATTCTGGTGATAGGTATCGGCAATGAATTTCGAAGAGATGACAGCGTCGGATTAGTTATTGCGCGGAAAATTGCCGCCAAAAATATTCATGACGTTGCTGTGATCGAACACAGCGGTGAGGGGACGTCGTTGATGGAGGCGTGGAAACGGGCTGATGCCGTAATTTTGGTCGATGCCGTAGCTTCCGATGGAGAAGCCGGTACGCTACATCATTTTGAAGCACAGGGAGAGAACATCCCGACGAATTTTTTTAATTATTCAACACATGCCTTCAGCGTTGCGGAAGCAGTGGAATTATCCCGCGCACTCGGCACACTTCCCGAAATTATACATGTCTATGGGATCGAAGGCGAAGATTTTTCTTCCGGAACAGAATTATGCAATCCGGTCAAGGATAGATTGGATAAACTTATTGAAATGATTTTACAGGATATCACCGTTCTAATGATACGCAATCATATCAGAGCGTAATGCTGTACCCAATAATTGCCTTGCCTGCCTCTTGCACTACATAATAATCTTTTCTACTTTTTCAATCATTGATTTCGACCTACGACAATTTGGAGAAAAAATGTATCGTGTGATCGTCATTTTATTGTAATGAGTTGTACGATAGCGTCATGCACCCATAACAAAACGAAGGAGACCGGCATGTCTGACAAGGAGGATCTTGAAGCCATTCGCCGTTTGCATGAGAAAGATATGGCGGCTTCAAAACAAGGCGATTATCAAACGTTACGATCCATCATGTCGGACGATGCGGTTGTACTTCCGCCGGGAGGCAAAATGATTCGCGGTAAAGATATTCTGGATGCCAATTTCTCGAAAATGAAAGAATCGATGCAGACAATCGAAGTTTTGGACTATGTGCTGAATTTTGAAGAAGTGCAGATTATCGGGGACTATGCATTCGAATGGGGAACGATTAGCGGTTCTATGAAAACAAAAAACAGCGATATCATGCATTCACGTTACAAAGTCATGCGTATTTTGCGAAAAGAAAACGGCGAGTGGAAAGTTTTCCGGACTATATGGAATGATGAACCTTTAGAAAAATAACAGATCAGCCTCCGCTTAAAGCGCACACAATGTGAATGACGTCGTTTTTACCAAGTTGAACCTGAATATCCGAAACAGATTTTTCGTTGACAAAAAACTTAATGTGTTCGCGGATCCGGTCTTGCTCGTTAATAACTCTGAATCGTATGCCCGGGAATTGACGATCAAGATCCACCAATGCATCGGCCAGCGTCGTTCCTTGTATATCGGCTTCGTGCGATTGGGTGTATGAACGTAGCGGCGATGGGATATGAATTTTCATAAGTTCACTTTGCAATTTCAACTGAATAAATTTCCGGCAAGTGACGCGCAATACATTTCCATGCGCGGCCTTCGTTCGTTCCCGCCCAAATTTCACCATGCGTTGTTCCGAGATACAAATTAATGCGGGGATTATCATCGGCTGTCATAGCCTGGCGTAAAACAGTCATCCACGCGTGTTTATTCGGAAATCCTTTGTCCAAACATTTCCATGTCTGACCACCGTTCGATGTTTGATATACGGCCGGTTTTCCGCCGGGACTGGTTCTCGGCCACACGTCCGTGCCGTCCATCGGGAAAACCCACGCGATGTTTGGATCACGGGGATGGATGACAATGGGGAAACCAATGTCGCCGATTTTCTCGGGCATATTTTTTCCAATGCGTTCCCAGCGGCCTTTCTCACGGCTCATACGGTAAATACCGCAATGATTTTGTTGATACAGAATATCCGGAAATAACGGATGCAGAATTACGCAATGCGGGTCGTGCCCGTATTCGGGATTTTCAGCCGGAATAAAATCGGACGCGCAACCCTGATTGAGCGGTTTCCAATTTCTTCCACCGTCAAGGGTTTCGAACACACCGCCGCTCGAACATCCGATATACATATGCGCTGCATCACGCGGATCGATCAGGATCGAATGCAATTTCGGTCCGTCCGGTGTACCGTCTTTTTCGCCGCCCGTCCATTGTTCAAGCATCGGATGGCGGTTGAATCCTTCGACGCCCTTCCAAGTCACGCCGTCATCCTCGCTGCAGAAAATTCCCTGCGGTGATGTGCCGGCGAACCAAACTCCCGGTTGAGATTCGTGTCCCGGAGTCAACCAAAAAACATGATCGACAGTGCGACCTTTTTCACCTTCCGGCGCTTTGGGAAATGACGGAGGCGTCGATGCTTCCTTCCATGTTTTACCGCCATCAAGAGAACGAAATACCGTAGGTCCCAGATGTCCTGTTTTACACGCCATCAAAAGCGTTTTGCTTCTCGGGTCCTTGATAAGATGGTGGACGACATGTCCTAGAAAGATCGGGTCGGAAAGTTTCCATGTCCGGCCGGCTGCATCGCTACGCAATAGAAATGCGCCTTTACGTGTTCCGATCAAAAGTGTTACAGATTTGGATTTGATCGGCGATTTTTTGGATTTTTCTTTCTTTTTCATAATGGATTAGGTTTGTGAATATGGTTAAGTAAGTCAAAAAAATATTAAACAATCAAATGATCATAATTCATGTTAATTAAAAATGGTACCCAATATTAAAATAGGTTAAGACGCTGTGTTCAGTACTATGCATGATTGTCCATTCGATGGGACCTAACAAAGTTTCGGCGCCGATAGTCAGCCCGCCTCCTTTAACATCATTATTTTTTGGAGTAAATCCCATCCATGTGTTAGCCGCGTTACCGACATTACCGCGAAGCAACAAATACCGATGCGGATAAAATTCATATTGAAATCCGAATTGATACATTCGAAGATATTGGCCGGACCGTTCTCCGGGATCAAGTCCCAGAAAAATGTTGGCACCACCGAGTCTGTTCTGCATATTGATCGGAACATCGTTACCGTGCGTTCTCGACAATCGCCATCCCAAGATCATGGAAACTTTTGAAGTCATCGGCGCAAATATCATTCCGGCAGATTGATACGATGAAAACGAAGCAGGGCTGTAAATTTTTTTATCAGCCCACACCGCTACATTTTGAGTTTGAATCCCGTTCGTAGGAAAAACCGTTTTGTCGTACGTGTCGATGAGTAATTGCCCGACGAGTGCGTGAAAGTTTTTACTGCCCGGCAGCGCCACATTCAAATCATTTTTCTCCAAAACGGAGATTTGTTTACGAATTCCGACGGTGGCAAGAAAAACATTCGAAAAAATCGATCCCACCAAAACGTCGCCGCCCCATTGCCGGTAATCAATCTCGGAGAAATTGCCCGCCGGTTGATAAAACCGTAACGGAGATTCGAAATAGTCTGTTGAAATTCGTAAACCAATGCGGGGCGGAATATCGGTAATAACCGTATACGAAGCCACTGTTTGAAATTCGGTTCCAAGTTGAACGTCCGCTCGAAAAACGGAACCGCGCATCAATCGGTTACGCAGAGTCATGTTCAATAAAATGGCGGCGTCGGATTCACTGTTGTACCGGAAGGAAAAACGTAAAAGGTCGGTTGTCGCTTCTACGGCTTTGATCACCAACATCGTACCTTGTTCACTGGGAACAAGTTGGTATGCAACTCTTTCAAAAAAATTGGAAGCATACACGCGATTAATCGCCTGTTCCAGTGAGGCCGCCGTGACCCATGCCGGAGCGGTAATACCCAACTGTGTTCGTAACATCCGTTTAGAGGCTAATTTCAAACCTTGTACTTTAACGCGATAAATAAAAATTGAATCGACATCCGTCTTGGCAATAGAACGCTGAGCGATTTGGCGGGAAATCGATTCGGCAATTCCTTTGAGGCGAGACCATTGCCGGCGGGCAGCCACCTCGCCGCTGTCAATAATAGCGCGTGCTTTGTCAAAGTCCGCTGCCGTATAACCGTTTAAGTTAGGTTGGATCAATACGTCGCAATAACCTTGTTGTTGTTTGTTCGAAGCGACAATTTGAAAACTGAGCGATTGGTCCATCACATCGAGCAGGGAATTAATCGAATTTTTTGCACGAAGCTCTGAACCGACGTCAACGCCGATGACGATATCCGAGCCGAGCGCTTTGACGTCTTCCGCAGGGAAGTTACGTGTGAGCAATCCGTCAACCAGTAAGCGCCCTTCGTACTGTACCGGCGTAAAGACGGTAGGAATTGCCATACTTGCCCGCAAGGCTTCAGGCAAATATCCGTGATCGATTGTCACGGCCGCGCCGGTTTCAATATCCGTGGCAACGCATACGAACGGAATCGGGAGCTCGTGGAAATTACTGATATGATGTACGCCCCATGTCAGCTTTGAAATAAAATTTGATACTTTTTGTCCGGCGACGAGTCCTGAAGGCAGTTGAACTTTCCCGTTTTTAAAAAAAACAGAACCGATAAAACGGCCGTCTTCCAGTTTTTCTTCCATCGGCATATATCGACGTCCTACGTTATCGTCGAATAAGTCGTCCCAATCCGTCGAAATGACCAGGCTGTCCAATTCGGCTGCGGTGTACCCGATCGAATACAACGCACCGGCAATCGAGCCCATGCTGGTGCCGGCTATATAATCAATCGGAATACCGGCCTCCTCCAGTACTTTAAAGACACCAATGTGAGCAAATCCTTTGGCGCCACCTCCACTTAAAGCCAAACCGATTTTCTCACGTCCGGTTTCCTGTGCTTCGATACCGCTAAATCCGAGCCATATAAGTATTAACAGACTTAGGATTCGCATAAATGATTCTTAATGCGATAAGAGGTTTTTTTGAAATTACAAACCGCCGAAAGTAAAGTAAAGAGTTAATTAATACTACTGATCCTCTCACTTCGATATGATTATGGAATTTAAATTTAATTCGGATTATACTGACTTAAACATTGGAACCATACACAAGAAATTCATGAATTCTCCAAAAGCAATCGTGAAACCACACACTCTGATGTATCTTAACCAGCACTTTTCCGATCCTTATTATTGGCTTCGCGAGAAAGACAATCCGGATGTGATCCAATATCTGAAGGAAGAAAATGATTTTACCGAAGCCATGACGGCCCATACAAAAGTTTTGCAAGAAAACTTATACAAGGAAATGATTGGGCGCATAAAGGAGACGGACGAATCGGTGCCGGTCAAAAAAGGCAATTTTTATTATTACCATCGTACGGAAAAAGGCAAACAGTACAAAATCTTTTGCCGCAAATCAGGATCGTTCGATGCTGCTGAGGAAATTTTACTGGATTTAAATGAATTAGCACAAGCGTACGATTATTTGCAGCTTGGCGTTTTTGAAATCAGTCCCGATCATACACTGCTGGCTTATTCTTTGGATACGGCAGGATCAGAAGAATATACACTTTACATCAAAAATTTGGACAACGGAAAGTTACTCGACGAAATCATTGAGCGTACGTACTACAGTTTACAATGGGCGAATGACAATCGTAATTTTTTTTATAATACGCTCGATGCGTCCAGCCGTCCGTACCGTGTACATCGCCATCGACTCGGCACGGATCCGGCCAATGATCCTGTAATTTTTGAAGAGAAAGACGAGAGGTTTTTTGTTGATATCCAGAAATCGCGCAGCGAAAGTTTTTTATTTATCCAGATTGACAGCAAACGAACTTCAGAAGTGCGGTTTTTGCCGGCTGATTCGCCTGAAGATTCTTTTCAAATCATTCATCCGCGTGAAGATGGCTTGGAATACAGTGTCGATCATTGGGGAGAATATTTTTTGATTCGTACCAATGACCGGGCGATCAATTTTAAATTGATGCAAACACCCGTTATTTCACCGGGAAAAAAATTCTGGAAAGAAGTGCTTCCATATCGCGAGGATATTATGATCGAAGGTATCGATGCGTTCAGGAATTATTGGGTTATTTACGAGAGGCAGGAAGGCATAAAACAAATCAGAATTATCAATACGGAAAACAATATTGATCATCGTATCGCTTTCCCGGAGCCAATTTATTATGTGTACCCTTCCGCCAATGCTGAATTTGATACATCGGTGTTGCGTTTTAGTTACACATCATTGGTGACGCCGCTCAGTATTTTCGATTATGAAATGAATACCCGCGATAGAATTTTGCAAAAACAAGATGACGTTAAAGATTACGATCCGAACTTGTATATATCGGAACGTATATGGGCCACAGCGGATGACGGGACCAAAATTCCCATCTCATTGGTTTATAAAAAAGGATTACAAAAAAACGGACAAAATCCGGCGTTATTGTACGGTTACGGCGCATATGGAATTACGATGGATCCAAGTTTCTCGTCGAACCGGATAAGTTTGCTGGATCGCGGATTTGTATTTGCCATTGCGCATATTCGAGGCGGAGAAGATTTGGGGAGACGATGGTATGAAGCGGGTAAATTACAATTCAAAAAAAATACATTTACGGATTTTATTGCATGCGCTGAACTGATGATTTCTGAAAAATTTACTTCACGAAACAGGCTAGCTATCATGGGTGGAAGTGCCGGAGGTTTGCTGATGGGAGCTGTTGTCAATATACGCCCTGAACTTTTTCATGCTGTGGTTGCCAAAGTTCCGTTTGTCGACGTAATGAATACCATGATGGATCCGAGCTTACCGTTGACGGTCACGGAATATGAAGAATGGGGTGATCCCAATATTCAGGAATCGTTTGAGTATATCCGTTCATATTCTCCCTATGACAATGTAAATCCTCAAAACTATCCCGCAATGCTTGTGACGGCCGGACTCAACGATCCCCGTGTATCGTATTGGGAACCAGCCAAGTGGGTTGCAAAGTTACGTGCTATGAAAACGGATGTGCGTGCTCTTTTGCTTAAAACAAATATGGGCGCCGGGCACGGCGGTGCTTCCGGTCGATACGATTATTTGAAAGAAATTGCATTCGACTATGCGTTTATTCTCGATCAGGTTGGAATTGGAGCGTAATTTTGTTTCTGAGCTAGGAGAGATATTGTCCGGGTGTAACGCCAGTGAGTCGTTTGAAAAAACGAGTAAAATGGCTTTGATCGGCAAAACCGGTTGAATGGGCTACAACTGCGATTGGCGTTCTTCGAATTAAAAGTCGCTTAGCACGCTCAATACGTATATTGATAAGAAATTCGTAAGGTGGCAGCCCGGTTTCTTTTCTAAATGCACGAAGGAGATAAAAAGGGCTCAAGCCTGAAAGCGTTGCCAGTTCGTCTAAGGAAATGGTCTCAGTATAGTTATCGGCGATATAATCTTTGATTTTTTGAATGGAGTTTTTCTCTTTACCGATTGGCTTAGGGTCACAGGCTGTAGCAGAATATCGCCGAAGCAGTTGCAATAAAAACATCATCAGTAAAGTCTGGCGGCGCACCGGCGTACCATCCTCATCAAGTGAGCTCCAAAATTTTTTGAATGTTTTTTCAAGGGCAGCATCTCTAATAACCGTTTTTGAAAATAGGGGAATTTCCTGAGAGTGAGATTGAAAATTTTTTTGAATGTCCGTCATCATATCGACGGATGGATACATACTGCGATATTGCAATGCCGATGAGCCTGAAGCTGAGCCGGTATGTACTTCAAGAGGATTGATCAGAACAAAACTGCCGGCCGGAGCTTGATATATAGCATCTTTACAAAAAAATCGATCAATACCCGATTCCACCCATTCAATGACGTACGTATCATGCGAATGACGTGGAAATGTATGCTGTACAAATCGCGCTCGCATACATTCGAGTGAATTTAAGTCCGAATAACGGCGAATATCTGCTTGGTCTGAAATGGTCATAATTGTATTCTTTAAGGATAAGCGCTTAGTTTTACGGCAACCTGTCTTCAGAGTTGCAATATTTTTGAAAAAAACAGATTTATGACCATGTAAGAACTATTTTGCCAAAATTTTTGTTATTCAGCATGCGTTCGTGCGCTTGTTCTACATCATCGAAGGAAAAAACGGAATCAACAATAGGTTTGATTTTTCCTGTTTCGGCTAATGGCATAACATCTTGCCGAATGTGTTGAGTGAGCTCGGATTTCATTGATAGAGGTTGATTGCGGAGCGTTGTACTACGAATCATCAGGTTTTTATTAAGTAATACGCTGAGATCCAAAGAAGATTTTATCCCTCCCATCAATCCAATGATTACCAATTTTCCATTATGTGCGAGACAGTGTAAATTAGCCTCCAGATATTTTGCCCCGACCACATCTAAAATCACATCAGTGCCATAACCATCGGTGATGGTTAAAATTTTTTTCTCAAAGGCGTCAGTCTTATAATTGATACAATCATCCGCGCCAAGTTTATGACAAACCAGAGCTTTTTCATCCGAGCCCACGGTTGTGAATATTTTATGTAAACGCGCATGGGCCAATTGAATTGCTGCCGTTCCAACACCGCTTCCGCCGGCATGAATGAGCACTGATTGCGATCCTTGGAGATGGCCGACGCGAAATAAATTATAATAAGCCGTATAGAATGCTTCCGGAAAAGCAGCCGCTTGCTCATAGGACCAGCTTCCAGGGATCTTCAGCAACATTGATGAATGTACACATGCAAATTCCGCATAACCCCCACCCGCCAATAATGCGCATACACGATCTCCAGACTTCCATCCAATCACAGTTTCTCCGACCTGTTCGATTTCTCCGGCGCACTCCAATCCCATGATGGAAGTGATGCCTGTTGGAGGGGGATACAAACCACGGCGCTGAAGTAAGTCGGCGCGATTGACCCCGGAAGCTTTAACACGTATCAAAACTTCTTCTGATCCGACTAGCGGAACAGCTGTTTCTTTTTTATGCAATAGGTGTTGTCCAGTATGAGGTTCATAAAATGCAATCATTTTTGAAGCCTTTTTATAAGGTTATAATAAACAAAATATTACTTGCTTATGCAGGTTACTTTGACTTATCTTAAATTAATTCTTTTCTATTCATGATTTTGTCTTGATTATAGTGTGCTCTAAATCACATACAATCCGAAAGAATATTTTTATTTTCTGAAAAATCTATTCGGAAAAAATCATCTAAATTCCCAAAATTTTCTATGCACAATAAACCTGTAACCGATAAGCCTTCAACCGGGAAAATTGTTTGGTGTGAGGTTAAAGAGCGCGATTTAATACGTTTGAGCATTGAAGGTACCGAGCATGAAGCGGCTATGATGGAATTATGGAATCGGTATAAAAAGCGTTTGTATTTATATATCAAGTACAAACTTAATTTTAATCGGGGGACAGATTCGAATCAAGAAAAATACGTGATCGAAGATATTATTCAAAATACTTTTTTCGATGTTTTGGAAAATCTGCGAGAATACAATCCTACCTATGAAGTTTCAACATGGATTTATAACATTACTAACAAGCATTTAGTTCGATATATTCGTGAAATTCAAAAATTTCAAGGACGTACTTCAGGCTACGAGGATATTTCTGATAATTTTTCAGTTTCCTCAGATCAATATACTCCAGACGAAGAATTTGAATTAAAAGAATTTGAACGAATTGTGAAAGTTTTTGTACAATCACTTAAGAATTCACTTGATCAGGAAGTATTCTTATTGTATTTACAGAATTTGCATACCAAGAACATTGCTGATGCAATGCACAATTCACAAGATGCGGTTCGGGCTAGGCTTAATCGGGTAATCAAGCAATTCAAGAAATTTTTGCAAAAGAAATATCCGGAATATCTTAATTCATCAACATTGTCACAAATAAAGAATCTGAATGTTCAACGGTAAAAATTTGTTGAAATTAACTTTCAAAGGTCGTGAGCAATATGTTTAACCCTGCAGAAACAAACTCAGGCAATCCCAAAGTAGACGCATTGTTTTGTGAATTCCTTGGGGAACTTAACGACTACTGCACGAATGGCGTGGTGCGAAAAATGGATATGCCTAAAGTAATCATTTTGATGCAGCATTTTATAGAACAGTGCGATCATTGGGAAGACCGTATTGATCTCGAAGACCGGATGCGTTTGTTTGTAGGCACTAAGCTTCAATATGCCGGCGCTGAATCCAGTGTAGAAATCAGTGAATCCGTTGAAATGAGCATTAAAGATAAAATTCGTTCTATTATCGCAAAAAACCTGAACGATGCTGGGAAGTTCGCAGGGTTTTTATTGAATTGGGCCATTATTAAACCTGCTAAAATCCTCAAAACTTTGATGCAGCCTGTTGTTGCAAACACTGTCTTGACTTATTCTATTGCCGTTCATCCTCCTCAGATTGACGTGCAACTTTTTCAACCCAGTCAATCAGTTGCTCAGTCCCATAGCGAACAAACGTCTGTCGTCGAAAATAAAAGATCGTATGAGGCCTTGGCGATAGTGAAAACCTATTCGGAAGATGACATTAATAACTTGTCAGCAAATTTGCAGTCCGTCAGAAGTGAGCGCAAAAATATTGTTCGCAATTCTATTAAAAAGTCAGTCGCTAAACAAGAAATAGTCATACGGCAAACGCAAACGATGGCCAATGTCCAAGTCGATGTCGAGCGTCGAATTATTAAACGAGAGATCGTTTCTATATCCAAAAGCAAAATTGCCGATGAATTACTGAAAGAATCGCGTGCGACTGCTCGCAAGCTTCGCGATATAGGTGACATTCAAGGTGTCATTACTCAGAATGATTACAAATTCATGAATTCATTCCAATCGATTAAAAATAACAGTGCTGTAAAAACAGGTCGTGTTGCTGTAAAATTTACTATTACTCCATCAGGATCTCCCAAAGATATTGAATTCATCCACAATACGTTTAACGAAGAATTAGCAAATCGTATTCGAATTCAATTACTACAATTACGTTTTTCAGAAGTTGAAACCAAAGTTGGCGATCAAGTAGTCTATCATAGTTTTTATTTCTAACCCAATAAATTCCTGCACAATTCTACCGTCCTTTGAAGGAGAATAATCTGTGATCGAGTACATGATACTGAAATACGGATTGAATTACATGCCGGCCTCATTGAATATTATCGCAAAACGTGTTGGAATTTCCGAGTCGGATAAAACATTGAATGCTTTGAAAGAAGAACTAGAGAAATTGGTGCTGAAAAAGAAAGTATTTAAATCCGGTAATCGTTATGCGATTGATATGGAGGGGGCAAAATCTTTGGCAGCATGGTCACCACCGGCAGGAACCCATTATCCGACTCCGAAAGATTTCGGTAAGCAATTCAAACAATTTATGGTAAATCGATAAAAACCCGCTTAAACGCGGGATTTTTTTTGGACATTTTTTTTGGTTTTGGATTTCGGTTTATTTTCGGAAACCGGAACCATACAAACTGAGTTTTCAGTGCCAAAATCGTTATTCCGTTTCGGCGCTGAATCATCCGCCATCCATCGTTGATGATCAACTCTGTATAAAAACTGGTGCTCACCGGGAGTCAAAGCGATTTCAA
This genomic interval carries:
- a CDS encoding oxidoreductase, with translation MATHRKPKLAVWKFASCDGCQLTLLDCEDELLAVAGAIDIANFPEASRAVIKGPYDVSLVEGSITTAHDAERIHQIRRDSKILVTIGACATGGGIQALRNFTDVKSYIPVVYAKPDYIKTLNKSTPIADHVAVDFELRGCPISKKQLIEAIVALLAGRKPQLPHYSVCMECKRRDTTCLAVAEGVPCLGPVTQAGCGAICPSYHRGCFGCFGPKELSNTESLSHWWQSNGMDNREIVRRFRSFNAYADAFRKESEAHE
- a CDS encoding Ni/Fe hydrogenase subunit alpha, yielding MSETKTASIASKDKIIKVDYLARVEGEGSLYVKVKGGKVKNVQFKIFEPPRFFEAFLRGRLYKEAPDITARICGICPIAYQMSSSQAMENAFGVKVSPGIRDLRRLIYCGEWIESHVLHVYMLHGPDFLGYESAIHMAKDHGDLVQKALRMKKLGNEIMEVVGGRAIHPINVGVGGFYRAPSKSELQALVDELQWCREAAIETVRLVAGFNFPEFDMDYEYVALSHPDEYAITEGRLISNRGLNIDVSEYEQFFEESHETHSHALHSAIKGRGAYFVGPLARFNLNFNQLHDEEKKLAEEVKCVPPINNPFKGIVVRSLETLYAVNESLRLIESYEPPEPSMIAITPKAGRGQGCTEAPRGICWHRYTLDDKGLIQDAKIVPPTSQNQKQIEKDLHQYVSQYIHLPKDQLTWQCEQAVRNYDPCISCATHFLKLEIDREE
- a CDS encoding hydrogenase maturation protease, giving the protein MKNDEKIPILVIGIGNEFRRDDSVGLVIARKIAAKNIHDVAVIEHSGEGTSLMEAWKRADAVILVDAVASDGEAGTLHHFEAQGENIPTNFFNYSTHAFSVAEAVELSRALGTLPEIIHVYGIEGEDFSSGTELCNPVKDRLDKLIEMILQDITVLMIRNHIRA
- a CDS encoding SgcJ/EcaC family oxidoreductase; amino-acid sequence: MSDKEDLEAIRRLHEKDMAASKQGDYQTLRSIMSDDAVVLPPGGKMIRGKDILDANFSKMKESMQTIEVLDYVLNFEEVQIIGDYAFEWGTISGSMKTKNSDIMHSRYKVMRILRKENGEWKVFRTIWNDEPLEK
- a CDS encoding MoaD/ThiS family protein, producing MKIHIPSPLRSYTQSHEADIQGTTLADALVDLDRQFPGIRFRVINEQDRIREHIKFFVNEKSVSDIQVQLGKNDVIHIVCALSGG
- a CDS encoding glycosyl hydrolase, translated to MKKKEKSKKSPIKSKSVTLLIGTRKGAFLLRSDAAGRTWKLSDPIFLGHVVHHLIKDPRSKTLLMACKTGHLGPTVFRSLDGGKTWKEASTPPSFPKAPEGEKGRTVDHVFWLTPGHESQPGVWFAGTSPQGIFCSEDDGVTWKGVEGFNRHPMLEQWTGGEKDGTPDGPKLHSILIDPRDAAHMYIGCSSGGVFETLDGGRNWKPLNQGCASDFIPAENPEYGHDPHCVILHPLFPDILYQQNHCGIYRMSREKGRWERIGKNMPEKIGDIGFPIVIHPRDPNIAWVFPMDGTDVWPRTSPGGKPAVYQTSNGGQTWKCLDKGFPNKHAWMTVLRQAMTADDNPRINLYLGTTHGEIWAGTNEGRAWKCIARHLPEIYSVEIAK